A DNA window from Acidobacteriota bacterium contains the following coding sequences:
- the queA gene encoding tRNA preQ1(34) S-adenosylmethionine ribosyltransferase-isomerase QueA yields MDVADFDFDLPEGLIAQDPPAERGGSRLLALDRVSGRIGHHRFADLPGLLRAGDLLVVNDTRVFPARLIGQRLPGGGAAECFLVRPTGVDDEWVALVHPGQRLREGARMVFAAGDCRLTAEVVGMHFHGRRTVRLSTGDGSSVQDAIDAIGHIPLPPYIKRSDAPFDRDRYQTVFARDRGSIAAPTAGLHFTPALLDELQARGILRAAVTLHVGYGTFQPIRVERVEDHEMEAEHYEVSAATAEALTAARREGRRIVTVGTTSTRTVESLAIDAAGAVQPGRGETALFIHPGHRFRLVSGLVTNFHLPRSSLIMLVAALAGREHVLAAYETAVQERYRFYSYGDAMLVL; encoded by the coding sequence GTGGACGTTGCTGATTTCGATTTCGACCTTCCCGAGGGGTTGATCGCGCAGGACCCGCCGGCCGAACGCGGCGGCTCGCGGCTGCTGGCGCTCGACCGCGTCAGCGGCCGCATTGGCCATCACCGGTTCGCCGACTTGCCCGGCTTGCTGCGCGCCGGCGACCTGCTGGTGGTGAACGATACCCGCGTGTTCCCGGCCCGCCTGATCGGCCAGCGCCTGCCTGGTGGCGGTGCGGCCGAGTGCTTCCTGGTGCGGCCGACCGGCGTTGACGACGAGTGGGTGGCGCTGGTCCATCCGGGCCAGCGGCTGCGTGAGGGCGCCCGCATGGTCTTTGCCGCCGGCGATTGCCGCCTTACCGCCGAGGTCGTCGGCATGCACTTTCATGGCCGGCGCACCGTCCGCCTGTCGACCGGTGATGGATCGAGCGTGCAGGACGCCATTGACGCCATCGGGCACATCCCGCTGCCGCCGTACATCAAGCGCAGCGACGCGCCGTTCGACCGCGATCGCTACCAGACCGTGTTTGCCCGCGACCGCGGTTCGATTGCGGCGCCGACGGCCGGCCTGCACTTCACGCCCGCTCTGCTGGACGAACTGCAGGCACGCGGCATCCTGCGCGCGGCCGTCACCCTGCATGTCGGGTACGGCACGTTTCAGCCGATCCGCGTCGAGCGCGTCGAGGATCACGAGATGGAGGCGGAGCACTACGAGGTGTCCGCGGCGACGGCGGAGGCGCTGACGGCGGCCAGGCGCGAGGGCCGGCGCATTGTCACCGTCGGCACGACCTCGACGCGGACGGTCGAGTCGCTGGCCATCGATGCCGCTGGCGCGGTCCAGCCCGGGCGCGGCGAGACCGCGTTGTTCATTCACCCTGGGCACCGGTTCCGCCTGGTGTCGGGCCTGGTGACCAACTTCCACCTCCCGCGTTCCTCGTTGATCATGCTGGTGGCGGCGCTGGCCGGAAGGGAACACGTGCTGGCGGCGTACGAAACTGCCGTCCAGGAGCGTTATCGGTTCTATAGTTACGGCGATGCGATGCTCGTTCTTTGA
- a CDS encoding deoxyhypusine synthase family protein has protein sequence MKLPYEEFDLTGVKTYPLRTRASKVTLAQFATPYQKGSGVDGLLKTLPSLLASADFKAVVQALLAARQGDRAIIWGLGAHVLKTGLSPVIVDLMERGFVSAIATNGAGIIHDFEIALSGATSEDVDATLGAGTFGMAEETGTQLNQAIVDGVARGLGLGQSVGAFLAGQRAPFAQISIAANAHRLGIPLTAHVAIGTDIIHMHPRASGAAIGEASLRDFKYFASSVARLEGGVFLNCGSAVVLPEVFLKAVAIARNDGRSLAGLTTVNLDFLRHYRALTNVVSRPTAGIGKGYSLTGHHEIMLPLLAAALIEGA, from the coding sequence ATGAAGCTGCCATACGAAGAGTTCGACCTGACAGGCGTCAAGACGTATCCGCTGCGCACGCGCGCGAGCAAGGTGACGCTGGCGCAGTTTGCGACGCCTTACCAGAAGGGGAGTGGTGTCGACGGCCTGTTGAAGACCCTGCCGTCACTGCTGGCGTCGGCCGACTTCAAGGCGGTGGTGCAGGCGCTGCTCGCGGCACGGCAGGGTGACCGCGCCATCATCTGGGGTCTCGGCGCACACGTGCTGAAGACCGGCTTGTCGCCGGTGATCGTGGACCTGATGGAGCGAGGGTTCGTCTCGGCGATCGCCACCAACGGCGCCGGCATCATTCACGACTTCGAGATTGCGCTGTCGGGCGCGACCTCCGAAGACGTGGACGCCACGCTCGGTGCCGGCACGTTCGGCATGGCCGAGGAGACCGGCACACAGCTGAACCAGGCGATCGTCGACGGCGTGGCCAGGGGCCTCGGGCTGGGGCAATCGGTCGGCGCCTTTCTCGCGGGCCAGCGGGCGCCCTTTGCGCAGATCAGCATTGCCGCGAACGCGCACCGCCTCGGCATTCCCCTCACCGCGCACGTCGCGATTGGCACCGACATCATCCATATGCACCCGCGGGCGTCGGGCGCGGCCATCGGCGAGGCCAGCCTCCGCGATTTCAAGTACTTCGCCTCGAGCGTCGCCCGGCTCGAGGGCGGCGTCTTCCTGAATTGCGGTTCCGCGGTCGTGTTGCCCGAAGTGTTCCTCAAGGCGGTCGCGATTGCCCGCAACGACGGCCGATCGCTCGCGGGCCTGACGACGGTGAACCTGGATTTCCTGCGGCATTACCGGGCCTTGACCAACGTGGTGTCACGGCCGACGGCCGGCATCGGCAAGGGTTACTCACTGACCGGGCATCACGAAATCATGCTGCCGTTGCTGGCGGCGGCCCTGATCGAGGGCGCTTAA
- the tilS gene encoding tRNA lysidine(34) synthetase TilS — MRLDERVRRYAAQHLLWSAETRVIAAVSGGSDSVGLFVLLQQLAAAGACRLAGLAHLHHHIRGAEADADALFCRDLAARAGVPALVGDADVPALARQAGVSLEVAGRDARQRFYAEVVVSEGAACVATAHTRDDQAETVLLRLVRGAGATGLSGMAPRRDHLVRPLLEVSRAELRAYLDAAGESWREDVTNADCAIPRNRIRHNVLPELRAVNAQAEMALARAAGILRTDAAFLDGLANDAAARLVRIEAGRAGRAGEAGAMKVTVDGAGLAQLPLALARRVALRALETANPSRSYGLEEAEMLCEAAAGGAGASLAGLDMERFGANVVLVSRACPAEARDASGERRRMPKVPEVPEVLDVVSGFSRTMPRTEPFELQLDIPGAVDAPHGRWTLSASGPVPRHEASIEAGQVMVDAGTVGRGFIVRPRRPGDRLHPLGAPGRKKVQDVFVDRKIPRDDRDREPIVTDEAGRIVWVAGQVLAAPFQVTPLTTTVVVLTLRRQ, encoded by the coding sequence ATGCGCCTCGACGAGCGCGTTCGCCGTTATGCCGCGCAGCACTTGCTGTGGTCGGCCGAAACGCGCGTGATCGCCGCCGTGTCGGGCGGGTCCGATTCCGTCGGGTTGTTCGTCCTGCTTCAGCAACTCGCGGCGGCCGGCGCGTGCCGCCTGGCCGGGCTCGCGCACCTCCATCATCACATTCGCGGCGCCGAGGCCGATGCCGACGCGCTGTTTTGCCGCGACCTGGCGGCTCGTGCCGGGGTGCCGGCGCTCGTCGGCGATGCCGATGTGCCGGCGTTGGCTCGCCAGGCGGGGGTCTCGCTTGAAGTCGCCGGTCGCGATGCTCGGCAACGGTTCTATGCAGAGGTCGTGGTGAGCGAGGGCGCCGCGTGCGTCGCGACCGCGCACACCCGCGACGACCAGGCCGAGACCGTGCTGCTGCGCCTGGTGCGCGGCGCAGGAGCCACGGGCCTCTCGGGCATGGCGCCGCGCCGCGACCACCTGGTGCGTCCACTGCTCGAGGTGTCGCGCGCCGAGCTGCGCGCGTATCTCGACGCCGCCGGCGAATCGTGGCGCGAGGACGTGACCAACGCCGACTGTGCCATTCCGCGCAACCGGATCCGCCATAACGTGCTGCCAGAACTGCGGGCTGTGAACGCGCAGGCCGAGATGGCGCTGGCGCGTGCGGCCGGCATTCTGCGGACCGACGCCGCGTTTCTCGATGGCCTTGCCAACGACGCCGCGGCCCGGCTCGTCAGAATCGAGGCGGGTCGGGCGGGTCGGGCAGGTGAGGCTGGTGCCATGAAGGTAACGGTTGATGGTGCAGGGTTGGCTCAGCTGCCGCTCGCGCTGGCGCGGCGAGTCGCGCTGCGGGCGCTCGAAACCGCGAACCCGTCGCGCTCGTATGGCTTGGAAGAGGCTGAGATGCTTTGCGAGGCGGCTGCCGGCGGTGCCGGCGCCAGCCTCGCCGGCCTCGACATGGAACGTTTCGGCGCGAATGTTGTCTTAGTAAGTAGGGCTTGTCCCGCCGAAGCTCGCGACGCGTCAGGCGAGCGGCGGCGGATGCCTAAGGTGCCTGAGGTGCCTGAGGTGCTTGATGTGGTGTCCGGCTTCAGCCGGACCATGCCGCGCACCGAACCGTTCGAACTCCAGCTCGACATCCCCGGGGCAGTTGACGCGCCGCACGGGCGCTGGACGCTGAGCGCCAGCGGTCCTGTTCCGCGGCACGAGGCTTCGATCGAAGCGGGACAGGTAATGGTGGATGCCGGCACCGTCGGCCGCGGTTTTATTGTCCGGCCACGCCGGCCTGGGGATCGTCTGCATCCATTAGGAGCCCCCGGCCGCAAGAAGGTTCAGGACGTGTTCGTGGACCGGAAAATTCCACGGGACGACCGTGACCGGGAACCGATTGTGACTGACGAAGCGGGCCGGATTGTGTGGGTGGCGGGGCAGGTGTTGGCAGCGCCCTTCCAGGTGACCCCGCTCACGACGACCGTGGTAGTCTTGACCCTGAGGCGCCAGTAG
- the ftsH gene encoding ATP-dependent zinc metalloprotease FtsH produces MNTTVKSVVFWVAMIVLVALVWNFSSRFQRPESEFSFSEFVSLVDSGQVARVKITGNELTGLTQAKEPFRTYIPFQYEGLVNRLIDKKVIVEAKEPTASPWAALLLSWAPILLLIGFWIFFMRQVQSGGNKALSFGKSKAKLSSSAQKKVTFRDVAGAEEAKSELQEIIEFLKEPQKFQKLGGRIPKGVLLMGPPGTGKTLLARAVAGEANVPFFSISGSDFVEMFVGVGASRVRDLFEQGKKNAPCIIFIDEIDAVGRHRGAGLGGGHDEREQTLNQLLVEMDGFESNEGVILMAATNRPDVLDPALLRPGRFDRRVIVNRPDVRGREGILAVHTRKIPMSDDVDIKILARGTVGFTGADLANLVNEAALNAARDGKKLVSMYHFEYAKDKVMMGAERRSMIVTEDEKKVTAIHEAGHALLGVLLPHADPLHKVTIVPRGMALGLTMSLPTDEKHNYSKNYLVDQIGILLGGRIAEEITTGNITTGAGNDLERATDLARRMVCEWGMSESMGPLTFGKKEEQIFLGREIAQHSDYSEDTAVRIDGEVQQIVGNQYKRCTALLTEHKQKLTAIADALLVREVLDADQVRRIVNGHPLDEVPAAEIPSAADAAPAREKDRPSLVPPMQPIQKPLTQE; encoded by the coding sequence TTGAACACGACAGTAAAGAGCGTCGTTTTCTGGGTGGCGATGATCGTGCTGGTCGCCCTGGTCTGGAACTTCTCGTCGCGCTTCCAGCGTCCCGAGTCGGAGTTCAGTTTCAGCGAGTTTGTCTCGTTGGTGGACTCGGGCCAGGTGGCGCGCGTCAAGATCACGGGCAACGAGTTGACCGGTCTGACGCAGGCCAAGGAACCGTTCCGCACCTACATCCCGTTCCAGTACGAAGGCCTCGTCAACCGGTTGATCGACAAGAAAGTGATCGTCGAGGCGAAGGAACCGACGGCCTCGCCGTGGGCCGCGCTGCTGCTGTCGTGGGCGCCGATCCTGCTGTTGATCGGTTTCTGGATTTTCTTCATGCGCCAGGTGCAGAGCGGCGGCAACAAGGCGCTGTCGTTCGGCAAGAGCAAGGCGAAGCTGTCCTCGTCCGCGCAGAAGAAGGTGACGTTCCGCGATGTCGCCGGGGCGGAAGAAGCCAAGAGCGAGCTCCAGGAGATCATCGAGTTCCTCAAGGAGCCGCAGAAGTTCCAGAAGCTCGGCGGCCGCATTCCGAAAGGCGTGTTGCTGATGGGCCCGCCGGGCACCGGCAAGACCCTGCTCGCGCGCGCCGTGGCGGGCGAGGCCAACGTGCCGTTCTTCTCGATCAGCGGCTCCGACTTCGTCGAGATGTTCGTCGGCGTCGGCGCCTCGCGCGTGCGCGACCTGTTCGAGCAGGGCAAGAAGAACGCGCCCTGCATCATCTTCATCGACGAGATTGACGCGGTCGGCCGTCACCGCGGCGCCGGCCTCGGCGGCGGCCACGACGAACGCGAACAGACCCTCAACCAGCTGCTGGTCGAGATGGACGGCTTCGAGTCGAACGAAGGCGTCATCCTGATGGCGGCCACTAATCGGCCCGACGTGCTGGACCCGGCGCTGCTGCGGCCCGGCCGCTTCGATCGCCGCGTGATCGTCAACCGTCCCGACGTGCGCGGCCGCGAGGGCATTCTCGCCGTCCACACCCGCAAGATCCCGATGTCGGACGATGTCGACATCAAGATCCTGGCGCGCGGCACCGTCGGCTTCACCGGCGCCGACCTCGCCAACCTCGTGAACGAAGCGGCCCTCAACGCCGCCCGTGACGGCAAGAAGCTGGTCTCGATGTACCACTTCGAGTACGCCAAGGACAAGGTGATGATGGGTGCCGAACGGCGCTCGATGATCGTCACCGAGGACGAGAAGAAGGTCACCGCGATCCACGAGGCCGGACACGCGCTGCTCGGCGTCCTGCTGCCGCACGCCGACCCGCTGCACAAGGTGACGATTGTGCCGCGTGGCATGGCGCTCGGCTTGACCATGTCGCTGCCGACCGACGAGAAGCACAACTACTCGAAGAACTACCTGGTCGACCAGATCGGCATCCTGCTCGGCGGCCGCATCGCCGAGGAGATCACCACCGGCAACATCACCACCGGCGCCGGCAACGACCTCGAGCGCGCCACCGACCTGGCCCGCCGCATGGTGTGCGAGTGGGGCATGAGCGAGTCGATGGGCCCGCTGACCTTCGGCAAGAAGGAAGAGCAGATCTTCCTCGGCCGCGAGATTGCGCAGCACAGCGACTACAGCGAAGACACCGCGGTCAGGATTGACGGCGAGGTCCAGCAGATTGTCGGCAACCAGTACAAGCGCTGCACGGCGCTGCTGACCGAGCACAAGCAGAAGCTGACGGCCATTGCCGATGCCCTGCTCGTCCGCGAGGTCCTCGACGCCGACCAGGTGCGCCGGATCGTCAACGGCCATCCGCTCGACGAAGTGCCGGCCGCCGAGATTCCGTCAGCCGCCGATGCGGCCCCGGCCCGCGAGAAGGATCGGCCGTCGCTCGTGCCGCCCATGCAGCCGATTCAGAAGCCGCTCACCCAAGAGTGA
- the folP gene encoding dihydropteroate synthase — translation MLGPRTLVMGVINVTPDSFSDGGLALDPRHAADLAAAMEAAGADIIDIGAESTRPGATPVGTADELARVRPVLEAMASRVRVPISIDTYKSEVAQFALGEGASIVNDISGLHYDPRLGPLTAAQGAPIVLMHTRGRPQDMYAHAAYADVVAEVAADLRQAVVRARAAGIADESILIDPGLGFAKHAAQSLAVLAGLERLADLGFPVLVGPSRKSFMAASTGPLDPSQRDWPTAAAVTAAILGGAHIVRVHRVAEMVHVVRVADAIRDASGA, via the coding sequence GTGCTCGGCCCGCGCACTTTGGTGATGGGCGTGATCAACGTCACGCCCGATTCCTTCTCCGACGGGGGCCTGGCCCTCGACCCCCGGCACGCCGCCGACCTCGCCGCCGCCATGGAAGCGGCTGGCGCCGACATCATCGACATCGGCGCTGAATCGACACGCCCCGGCGCCACGCCGGTGGGCACCGCCGACGAACTGGCGCGCGTCCGTCCGGTGCTCGAGGCCATGGCGTCGCGGGTCCGCGTGCCCATTTCGATCGACACCTACAAGAGCGAGGTCGCCCAGTTCGCCCTTGGCGAAGGCGCGTCGATCGTGAACGACATCAGCGGGCTGCATTACGACCCGCGCCTGGGTCCGCTCACGGCCGCGCAGGGCGCGCCGATTGTGCTGATGCACACGCGCGGGCGCCCACAGGACATGTACGCGCACGCGGCTTATGCCGACGTGGTGGCTGAGGTGGCCGCCGACCTGCGGCAGGCCGTCGTCCGCGCCCGGGCCGCCGGCATTGCCGACGAGAGCATCTTGATCGACCCAGGCCTCGGCTTCGCCAAGCACGCTGCGCAAAGCCTGGCGGTGCTGGCCGGCCTCGAGCGGCTGGCCGACCTGGGCTTCCCCGTGCTGGTCGGGCCCTCGCGCAAGTCGTTCATGGCCGCGTCAACCGGCCCGCTGGACCCCTCACAGCGCGACTGGCCGACGGCCGCCGCCGTGACCGCCGCCATTCTCGGGGGCGCCCACATCGTGCGGGTCCACCGGGTGGCGGAGATGGTCCACGTCGTCCGCGTCGCCGACGCCATTCGGGACGCTTCGGGGGCCTGA
- the cdaA gene encoding diadenylate cyclase CdaA gives MSFLTELLQRPPVTWWDVLDILIVSILIYELLKLIRGTRAVQMAVGIAFIVGLFYISRGFQLETVNWLIRNVVGYVVFAAIVLLQADIRRALVHLGRGRLFRRLNRKVSDDDTIEELVVAASSLSAKKTGAIIVIERAIGLRNYIESGIPLDAKLTYDLLVSIFQPTSPLHDGAVIVQRDRAAAAACFLPLTINPRLNREFGSRHRAAIGITEENDAVAIVVSEETGRISLVEDGDLEHDLDADRLRQRLKALVTLRPAGAKPRPAGYSLS, from the coding sequence GTGTCCTTCCTGACCGAACTGCTGCAGCGGCCGCCAGTCACCTGGTGGGACGTGCTCGACATCCTGATCGTCTCGATCTTGATTTACGAGCTGCTCAAGCTGATCCGCGGCACGCGCGCCGTGCAGATGGCCGTGGGTATCGCCTTCATCGTCGGGTTGTTCTATATCTCCCGCGGCTTCCAGCTCGAAACCGTCAACTGGCTAATCCGCAACGTGGTCGGCTACGTGGTATTTGCGGCCATCGTGCTGCTTCAGGCCGACATCCGCCGCGCGCTCGTTCATCTTGGCCGGGGCCGCCTGTTTCGCCGCCTCAACCGCAAGGTCAGCGACGATGACACCATCGAAGAGCTGGTGGTGGCCGCCAGCAGCCTGTCGGCGAAAAAGACCGGTGCCATTATCGTGATCGAGCGGGCAATCGGCCTGCGCAACTACATCGAAAGCGGCATTCCGCTGGACGCCAAACTGACCTACGATCTGCTGGTCAGCATCTTCCAGCCGACCTCACCGCTGCATGACGGCGCGGTGATCGTGCAGAGGGATCGCGCGGCGGCGGCGGCCTGCTTCCTGCCGCTCACCATCAATCCGCGCCTGAACCGCGAGTTTGGTTCGCGCCATCGCGCGGCGATTGGCATCACCGAGGAGAACGACGCCGTGGCGATCGTGGTGTCGGAAGAGACGGGCCGCATCTCGTTGGTGGAGGACGGCGATCTGGAGCACGACCTCGATGCCGATCGGCTGCGGCAACGGCTGAAGGCGCTGGTCACCTTGCGGCCGGCCGGTGCCAAGCCACGTCCGGCGGGGTATTCACTGAGCTGA
- a CDS encoding CdaR family protein, whose amino-acid sequence MAYHPFRNLGLKFLSTCIAAMLWLVIAGERVVERVLRAPVEFQNLPNGLELVGNLPDTVEVRLRGSSGTLSRMGAGDLAAVLDLRTARPGRRLFHLTPSQVTVPYGIDVVQVGPSTVTMEFEASGVRTVPVEPDIEGRPGPGFEVTSVTSDPATVEVAGPESALKRLDAVVTEPVSVNGETRSIREVVTIGVQDASLRLVTPTTAVVTVTISPRRP is encoded by the coding sequence ATGGCCTACCATCCCTTCCGCAACCTCGGGCTCAAGTTCCTGTCGACGTGCATCGCCGCGATGCTGTGGCTCGTCATTGCCGGCGAGCGTGTCGTCGAACGGGTGCTGCGGGCGCCGGTCGAGTTCCAGAACCTGCCCAACGGGCTCGAACTGGTGGGCAACCTGCCCGACACGGTTGAAGTGCGCTTGCGCGGGTCCTCTGGCACGCTCAGCCGCATGGGTGCGGGCGATCTGGCCGCGGTGCTCGACCTGCGCACCGCGCGCCCGGGCCGCCGCCTGTTTCACCTGACGCCGTCGCAGGTCACGGTGCCGTACGGCATCGACGTCGTGCAGGTCGGGCCGTCGACCGTGACGATGGAGTTCGAGGCGTCGGGGGTCAGGACGGTTCCGGTGGAACCGGACATCGAGGGCCGGCCGGGCCCAGGATTCGAGGTGACCTCGGTCACGAGCGATCCGGCCACGGTTGAAGTGGCAGGCCCCGAAAGCGCGTTGAAGCGGCTGGACGCGGTGGTGACCGAACCGGTGTCCGTGAACGGCGAGACGCGGTCGATTCGCGAGGTCGTGACCATTGGCGTACAGGACGCCAGTCTGCGTCTGGTCACACCCACGACCGCGGTGGTGACGGTGACGATTTCTCCAAGGCGACCATGA
- the glmM gene encoding phosphoglucosamine mutase, translating to MKLFGTDGIRGKAGVAPLEPATVARVGEALVRSLMDGASPHRFVIGRDTRESGEWIEQELARGLTSGGATVVSAGVLPTPAIAYLARTEGFDAGLVISASHNPYEDNGIKVFGGSGVKLTEKLEASVEMLVADPSWQVAAAPGVIDRQDLSGHYLEHLALILDDAGPLAGSPIIVDCANGATATMAPAFLSSLGFDVQPIGVTPDGRNINLDCGSTHLAGLAREVVSRGARMGIAFDGDGDRALFVDASGSVVDGDAVLLMAALHLKREGRLPGDTVVATVMSNLGLEVALRARGVTLVRTAVGDKYVMEEMVKRGCALGGEQSGHIIFADHLFTGDGLATALNVLRIMAQSGRELADLAGELVTYPQVLVNVRLKQRSDYTQVPAIAATIARVEHGLAGHGRLLIRYSGTEPLLRIMLEGKDQAEIRGWADEIATVVKEQLA from the coding sequence ATGAAACTGTTTGGCACGGATGGCATTCGGGGCAAGGCCGGCGTCGCGCCGCTCGAGCCCGCGACGGTGGCGCGGGTGGGTGAGGCGCTGGTGCGCTCGTTGATGGACGGGGCATCGCCCCATCGCTTTGTGATTGGCCGCGACACGCGCGAGTCGGGCGAGTGGATCGAGCAGGAGCTGGCGCGCGGACTGACCAGCGGCGGCGCCACCGTGGTTAGCGCCGGCGTGCTGCCCACACCGGCGATTGCCTACCTGGCGCGAACTGAGGGGTTTGATGCCGGCCTGGTGATCTCGGCCTCGCACAACCCGTACGAAGACAACGGCATCAAGGTGTTCGGCGGATCCGGCGTCAAGCTCACCGAGAAGCTCGAGGCCTCGGTCGAGATGCTGGTGGCCGACCCGTCGTGGCAGGTCGCCGCCGCGCCCGGTGTGATCGACCGGCAGGACTTGTCGGGTCACTACCTGGAGCACCTGGCGTTGATTCTGGACGATGCCGGGCCGCTGGCGGGTTCGCCGATCATCGTCGACTGCGCCAATGGCGCGACCGCCACCATGGCACCGGCGTTCCTGTCGTCGCTCGGCTTCGACGTGCAGCCGATTGGCGTGACGCCGGATGGCCGCAATATCAACCTCGATTGCGGGTCGACCCACCTGGCCGGCCTCGCCCGCGAGGTGGTGAGCCGGGGCGCCCGCATGGGCATTGCCTTCGACGGTGACGGCGATCGCGCGTTGTTTGTCGACGCGTCAGGCTCGGTGGTTGACGGCGACGCGGTGTTGCTGATGGCGGCGTTGCACCTGAAGCGCGAAGGCCGCCTGCCGGGCGACACGGTGGTCGCCACCGTCATGAGCAATCTCGGCCTCGAGGTGGCGTTGCGCGCTCGCGGCGTCACCCTGGTGCGCACGGCGGTTGGCGACAAGTACGTGATGGAAGAGATGGTGAAGCGCGGCTGCGCGCTCGGCGGCGAACAGTCGGGCCATATCATCTTCGCGGATCACCTGTTCACCGGCGATGGCCTGGCGACCGCGCTGAACGTGCTGCGCATCATGGCGCAATCGGGCCGCGAGCTGGCCGACCTGGCGGGCGAGCTGGTGACCTACCCGCAAGTGCTCGTCAACGTGCGCCTGAAGCAGCGGTCCGACTACACGCAGGTGCCGGCGATTGCCGCCACCATCGCGCGCGTCGAGCACGGACTGGCCGGCCACGGACGCCTGCTGATTCGCTACTCGGGCACCGAACCGCTGCTGCGGATCATGCTCGAGGGCAAGGATCAGGCCGAGATTCGGGGCTGGGCCGACGAGATTGCCACGGTCGTGAAGGAGCAACTTGCCTAA
- a CDS encoding pyridoxine 5'-phosphate synthase — MPKLSVNVNKVATVRNSRGGHLPSVIEAVRTCVDAGAPGITVHPRADARHITTADVHDIAGELASLKGRVEFNIEGDPRQDLIDLVLAVKPDQCTLVPVFPGEITSQAGWPADTPQAALAGVINGMKAAGVRVSLFVDPEPAAISWAAAMGADRVELYTEPFARAFERGPAAAEQSFAQYVAASTLAFELGVGVNAGHDLDLKNLTLFRTLPHLDEVSIGHALVSRAIFVGLGRVVKEYLAALDG; from the coding sequence TTGCCTAAGCTGTCGGTGAACGTGAACAAGGTGGCGACCGTGCGCAACTCGCGCGGCGGCCACCTGCCGTCGGTGATCGAGGCGGTGCGGACGTGCGTCGATGCCGGCGCACCGGGCATCACCGTGCATCCGCGTGCCGACGCGCGGCACATCACCACCGCCGACGTCCACGACATCGCCGGTGAGCTGGCTTCGCTCAAGGGCCGCGTCGAGTTCAACATCGAAGGCGACCCGCGCCAGGACCTGATCGACCTGGTGCTCGCGGTGAAGCCCGATCAGTGCACGCTCGTGCCGGTGTTCCCCGGCGAGATCACGAGCCAGGCCGGATGGCCCGCCGATACGCCGCAGGCCGCACTGGCCGGCGTGATCAACGGCATGAAGGCCGCCGGCGTGCGCGTCAGCCTGTTTGTCGATCCCGAGCCGGCCGCGATTTCCTGGGCGGCGGCGATGGGCGCCGACCGCGTCGAGCTCTACACCGAGCCGTTTGCCCGCGCCTTCGAGCGCGGACCGGCCGCGGCCGAGCAGAGCTTCGCGCAGTACGTGGCCGCATCAACGCTGGCGTTCGAGCTGGGGGTGGGCGTCAATGCCGGCCACGACCTGGACCTGAAGAACCTCACGCTGTTTCGCACCCTGCCGCACCTGGACGAGGTGTCAATCGGCCACGCGCTCGTCAGCCGCGCCATTTTCGTGGGCCTCGGCCGCGTGGTGAAAGAGTACCTGGCGGCGCTCGATGGCTGA
- a CDS encoding alpha/beta fold hydrolase has translation MAENVASGFLTAVALAKVVSRTITIAVAILCLTSYAEASGRAVTFPSLDGTSLAGEFYEASSRPAPAVVLVHMLTRTKADWGGLPDRLQDAGITALTFDLRGHGGSSGSSQSLAEMVQDVRAATAWLAARPGVRPGAVALVGASLGASLSLLAAVELPAVRTIALLSPSLDYRGLRTDVGLVRRLGARTLWLAASAEDPLALRTLRDFAADTAGPREQVISTTAAHGTALLERDPEVGRALVDWLRRSLLS, from the coding sequence ATGGCTGAGAATGTGGCGTCGGGCTTCTTGACCGCCGTAGCCTTGGCGAAGGTGGTTAGCCGGACCATCACGATCGCGGTCGCCATCCTGTGCCTGACGAGCTACGCCGAGGCGTCCGGGCGCGCCGTCACCTTTCCGTCCCTCGACGGCACCAGCCTCGCCGGCGAGTTCTACGAAGCCTCGTCGCGCCCGGCGCCCGCCGTGGTTCTGGTGCACATGCTCACGCGCACCAAGGCCGACTGGGGCGGACTGCCAGACCGGCTCCAGGACGCCGGCATCACGGCGCTCACGTTCGACCTGCGCGGCCATGGCGGCTCGTCGGGGTCGTCGCAGTCCCTGGCCGAGATGGTCCAGGATGTCCGCGCCGCGACCGCGTGGCTGGCCGCTCGCCCGGGCGTTCGGCCGGGAGCGGTGGCACTCGTCGGCGCCTCGCTCGGCGCCAGCCTGTCGTTGCTCGCCGCGGTTGAGCTGCCGGCGGTCCGGACCATTGCGCTGCTGTCACCCTCGCTCGACTACCGCGGCCTGCGCACCGACGTCGGCCTGGTCAGGCGGCTGGGTGCCCGGACCCTGTGGCTGGCGGCCAGCGCCGAGGATCCGCTGGCGTTGCGGACGCTGCGGGATTTTGCGGCCGACACCGCCGGTCCGCGTGAACAAGTTATTTCGACCACGGCCGCGCACGGCACGGCCCTCCTGGAGCGCGACCCGGAGGTCGGGCGCGCCCTGGTGGACTGGCTGCGCCGCTCGTTGTTATCCTGA